DNA sequence from the Halobacterium sp. DL1 genome:
CGACGCCAGCGCGCTCGCGAACGTCCTCGACGGCGCGTCCACTGACCACCGCCACGGCCGCCCGGGGGTGGTCCGCCAGCGTCTCCAGGGCTTCCTTCGCCCGGTCGCGTATCTCGGCCGCGTCCGGGTCGTCGACGATGTCGGCGACCGTCCCGTCGAAGTCCGTCATCACGAACAGGCCGTCGGCCAGCCGGAGGTTGTCCGCCAGCCACTGCTTGCGGCCCCAGACCGAGACCGGAGCTGACTGCCAACTCGGCGACTCCGACCCGCCCTCGCCGTCGCGGTCGACGGGGATGCCCGTGAACTGGTTGGTCACCCACGCGTCCGTATCCTCGCCGTGCACGCGCCGGCGGAGCGCCCGCATCCGCCGCTTCCGCGTCCGCTCGGGCATCGAGAGCGCGGCTTCGATGGTCGTCGCGAACTCCTCGATGTCGTTCGGGTTGACGACCAGCGCGGCGTCGCCCAGGGACTCCACGGCGCCCGCGAACTCCGAGAGCACGAGCACGCCGTCGTCGTCGAGCTGGGAGGCCACGTACTCCTTGGCGACGAGGTTCATCCCGTCGCGCAGCGGACTCACGAGCGCGACGTCCGCGTGGCGGTACAGCGCCGTCAGCCCTGCCCGGGAGTAGTGGTCCTTGGTGTACACCACGGGCGTCCACTCCGCGGTGGCGAAGCGGTCGTTGATCTCGCGGACGCGGCGCTCGACCTCGTCCTGGAGCTCCTGGTACTCGTCTATCTGGGTCCGGGACTCGCTGCCCTTCTGGACGTACGTGAGTTCGCCCCGCCGGTCGGGGCGGTGCTCCCAGAGCCACTCCAGGGCGTCGAGGCGCTGGAGGATGCCCTTCGTGTAGTCGAGACGGTCGACGCCGACCGCGACCTTCTCGCCGAGGGCGTGCCGCGAGGAGAACGTCTCCCAGAGCTCCTCGGTCTCCTCGGCGCCCGCGCGCTCGGCGTGAACGTCGGCGTCGACGCCCAGCGGCTGGCTCTGCACCCGCGTCGTGTGCCCCTCGTAGGTTATCAGGCCGGCGTCTGCGTCGACAGTGGCGTCCTCGAACACCGCCGCGACGCACTCGCAGAAGTGCTCGCAGTACGTCTCGCTGTGGAAGCCCAGCAGGTCGTTGGCGAGCAGTCCCTCGAGCAGTTCGTGGTGCTCCGGGCACGAGCGGAAGGTGTCCCACGCGGGCCACGGGATGTGCCAGAAGTGGGTGAGGAAGGCGTTCGGGAGCTGTTCGCGGACCAGCCGGGGCGCCAGCGCCAGGTGGTAGTCCTGGAACCAGACGACGGGGTCGTCGTCCTCGGCGCACGTGACGATGGCGTCCGCAAACGTCTCGTTGACCTGGGTGTAGTACTGCCAGAACTCGGCGTCGAAGCTCGCCCGCGTCGGCATCCCGTGACAGAGCGGCCACAGCACCTGGTTGCTGTAGCCGTAGTAGTAGCCGGAGAGCTCGCGGTCGCTGAGGTGGAGGCGCTGGATGGTGTACGACGGGTCCTCGGGCGGCACC
Encoded proteins:
- a CDS encoding alpha,alpha-trehalose-phosphate synthase, whose amino-acid sequence is MSVSQPAGGLTAALDPIMQELSGTWVAWGSGDADFDVADDRGRVEVPPEDPSYTIQRLHLSDRELSGYYYGYSNQVLWPLCHGMPTRASFDAEFWQYYTQVNETFADAIVTCAEDDDPVVWFQDYHLALAPRLVREQLPNAFLTHFWHIPWPAWDTFRSCPEHHELLEGLLANDLLGFHSETYCEHFCECVAAVFEDATVDADAGLITYEGHTTRVQSQPLGVDADVHAERAGAEETEELWETFSSRHALGEKVAVGVDRLDYTKGILQRLDALEWLWEHRPDRRGELTYVQKGSESRTQIDEYQELQDEVERRVREINDRFATAEWTPVVYTKDHYSRAGLTALYRHADVALVSPLRDGMNLVAKEYVASQLDDDGVLVLSEFAGAVESLGDAALVVNPNDIEEFATTIEAALSMPERTRKRRMRALRRRVHGEDTDAWVTNQFTGIPVDRDGEGGSESPSWQSAPVSVWGRKQWLADNLRLADGLFVMTDFDGTVADIVDDPDAAEIRDRAKEALETLADHPRAAVAVVSGRAVEDVRERAGVEDAYCAGNHGLELHDGNERSVHSAAHQVQEVLPRVCDAVERVFAGDDGVIVEDKGVTATVHYRQADVDREAVQEAVEAALDDHDGYDALRITEGKQIVELRPDVDWGKGSTVELLRERFTPDDEQWLTVYLGDDTTDEAAFEVLGSDGVAVAVGSDTDATAAPYVVSGPREVVDLLNWFAGEGLANLDEAVREDAVVEPN